A DNA window from Aspergillus nidulans FGSC A4 chromosome I contains the following coding sequences:
- a CDS encoding uncharacterized protein (transcript_id=CADANIAT00010512), which translates to MDGSHKENGVRKRSTNACQRCRKQKIKCSGFQPCNICHKRKLTCVFDDRDQKVLVTRGFIGDLQRRIALLERGDNELASSSSWVEQDRARPEDGTSSNWSFARKILGMTHENLYHSPLPTDSLLFEGSTYNLGWNGLRTTVYAEALVVPTLDYSIYLINAVKFHAGQLYHLFDEGTFMGGLYAFYEDPQQQMTTGGLWYIHYLVIIALGKALVVQRNRDTRPRDIGQAMMIALAQGMHTDMPVQHLGEALVQRCRKIWWTIYVLDRQMTSLMGLPQSIQDNQIHPQLPSFPGSPQKVVALSMQIRMCQIIAEINSTVYGADGRLNRKFLLRTKAALASTTDLTGDLQTSFDLQLDKSTISGVSRMSAHLHLLYHQCIVLATRPLLLRFLKMRFQSADACLETLNSSANVLRLLQPCWTKHAELNPADSFLPFDLESTFVSSVVLLMAQAIDHNLLESRRPWLDKSYLILDDMISRGNLIAQYRKTELERLSALMYQFATDRQPDDMSKEKGLEMSSPLPPAYRIPELPGLNDGLTTAEIMAVAESIDTGDVDWVAHAVTENQIW; encoded by the exons ATGGACGGATCACATAAGGAGAACGGCGTTAGGAAGCGGTCAACAAATGC GTGCCAGCGGTGCCGCAAACAGAAAATCAAGTGCTCCGGGTTTCAGCCCTGCAATATATGCCATAAGCGCAAATTGACGTGTGTTTTCGATGACCGAGATCAGAAAGTACTCGTTACTCGAGG ATTTATTGGAGACCTCCAACGAAGGATTGCTTTATTGGAACGGGGCGATAATGAGCTAGCAAGTTCAAGTAGTTGGGTTGAGCAAGATAGAGCTAGACCGGAAGATG GAACTTCATCCAACTGGTCATTTGCTCGGAAAATATTGGGCATGACCCATGAGAACCTCTATCACTCTCCCCTTCCAACGGATAGCCTTCTATTTGAGGGCTCAACATACAACCTGGGCTGGAACGGGTTGAGAACAACAGTTTATGCAGAAGCGCTTGTAGTTCCAACCCTCGACTACTCAATCTACTTGATCAACGCTGTCAAGTTTCACGCAGGACAGCTATACCACCTTTTTGATGAAGGGACGTTCATGGGAGGATTATATGCCTTTTATGAagatcctcagcagcagatGACCACAGGTGGACTGTGGTACATTCACTATCTGGTAATTATTGCCCTTGGGAAAGCACTTGTTGTTCAGCGAAATCGAGATACCCGCCCTCGGGAT ATTGGCCAAGCGATGATGATTGCCCTCGCCCAAGGGATGCACACCGACATGCCGGTGCAACACCTTGGAGAAGCTCTTGTCCAGAGATGCCGCAAGATATGGTGGACGATCTATGTCCTAGACCGACAAATGACCTCTCTGATGGGGTTACCACAGTCGATCCAAGACAACCAGATCCACCCTcagcttccttccttcccTGGGTCACCTCAAAAGGTGGTAGCGCTAAGTATGCAAATCCGCATGTGCCAGATTATAGCAGAGATAAATAGCA CTGTATACGGAGCGGACGGCCGACTCAACCGAAAATTCCTGCTGAGAACCAAAGCGGCGCTGGCTAGTACTACCGACCTGACTGGTGATCTCCAGACGTCGTTTGATTTGCAGCTGGACAAATCGACTATAAGCGGAGTCTCCAGGATGTCGGCCCATCTGCATCTCCTCTACCACCAG TGCATCGTCCTTGCAACACGCCCGTTACTTCTGCGCTTTTTGAAAATGCGCTTTCAGTCTGCTGATGCATGTCTAGAGACGTTGAACTCGTCGGCCAACGTGCTCCGACTGCTGCAA CCTTGCTGGACTAAACATGCTGAGCTGAACCCCGCAGAcagctttcttcccttcgACTTGGAGTCCACTTTTGTCTCCAGTGTAGTTCTTTTAATGGCACAGGCAATTGACCATAATCTTCTAGAAAGTCGGAGGCCGTGGCTAGACAAGAGCTATTTGATACTGGACGACATGATTTCCCGGGGCAATCTCATTGCGCAGTACCGAAAGACCGAGCTCGAGCGGTTAAGTGCCCTCATGTATCAATTCGCAACGGATCGCCAACCTGATGATATGAGTAAAGAGAAGGGGCTCGAGATGTCATCACCATTGCCACCTGCCTATCGAATCCCAGAGCTACCGGGTTTGAATGACGGCCTGACAACGGCCGAGATAATGGCAGTGGCAGAATCCATCGACACAGGGGACGTGGATTGGGTTGCGCATGCAGTTACTGAGAATCAGATCTGGTGA
- a CDS encoding dihydrodipicolinate synthase family protein (transcript_id=CADANIAT00006988), which translates to MAGVGAHSTKQVLELANDASEAGANYLLVLPPAYFGKATTPAVVKRFFADIAAKALHPVVVYNFPGATNGVDIDSETIADIVRTSKEASGGKSNVVGVKLTCAQVEKITQLTAAFGPDEFAVFEGQSDFFIGVYRPAVQGWEVEKALALHRKAALAESPRKSKIVSTKYAAAIVSACRAGIENAEKFMPRTPYEAGEPAKANVRKVMAEVIAIEDSL; encoded by the exons ATGGCAGGCGTTGGTGCACACTCAACAAAGCAAGTCCTTGAACTTGCGAATGACGCTTCAGAAGCAGGGGCGAATTACCTCTTGGTCCTACCGCCAGCATATTTTGGCAAAGCGACAACTCCTGCAGTGGTTAAGAGGTTCTTTGCGGATATTGCGGCAAAGGCACTGCACCCAGTTGTGGTCTACAACTTTCCAGGTGCCACAAATGGGGTGGATATTGACTCAGAAACAATTGCTGATATTGTGAGAACGTCGAAGGAGGCGTCGGGTGGGAAGAGCAATGTTGTCGGTGTGAAGCTCACCTGTGCGCAGGTCGAGAAGATCACGCAGTTGACGGCGGCATTCGGGCCCGATGAGTTTGCCGTTTTTGAAGGACAGTCGGATTTCTTTATTGGTGTCT ATCGACCGGCTGTACAAGGCTGGGAGGTGGAGAAGGCGTTGGCTCTGCATCGCAAGGCGGCTCTGGCAGAGTCTCCTCGCAAGAGCAAGATTGTATCTACCAAATATGCTGCCGCGATTGTGTCGGCCTGTAGGGCGGGGAttgagaatgcagagaagTTCATGCCGAGGACTCCATATGAGGCGGGAGAGCCCGCAAAGGCTAATGTGAGGAAGGTCATGGCCGAGGTTATAGCTATTGAGGATAGTCTGTAG
- a CDS encoding uncharacterized protein (transcript_id=CADANIAT00006990) → MSSESKMKQEPEDLALAQDTSTLGTGEIQPHLATAHDDVFGSISADGPNYRDVCCRSIYSSLSRRMQLTGGTGRLARHRRPDNEDAGRLGHPLDPVCIDTLGLIPGLICMLTIAVITTWSDYMIGVFKLNHREVYSIADAVGLMFGRVGRLFFRGAFVLYWIFVAGSGMLGISIGLNAVSTYGACTAIFVVVAAIIGFVFEIRSLSHPLLALDRPDIPFFTVTIAVGVQKCPSEAPRTSGP, encoded by the exons atgtcCTCAGAATCCAAGATGAAACAGGAACCTGAAGACCTTGCCCTAGCCCAAGACACCTCCACACTGGGAACGGGCGAAATACAACCCCATCTAGCCACAGCCCATGACGATGTCTTCGGTAGTATCTCTGCAGACGGGCCGAACTATCGTGATGTATGCTGCCGTTCCATTTATTCTTCCctatcaagaaggatgcaattGACTGGAGGTACAGGTCGACTGGCTCGGCACCGTCGCCCTGATAATGAAGACGCAGGTCGGCTTGGGCATCCTCTCGATCCCGTCTGCATCGATACATTGGGTCTGATACCGGGTTTGATCTGCATGCTTACTATTGCAGTTATTACCACGTGGTCAGACTACATGATTGGTGTCTTCAAGCTGAATCACCGTGAGGTGTATTCCATTGCTGACGCCGTTGGGCTTATGTTTGGACGAGTTGGAAGGCTGTTCTTTAGGGGCGCATTCGTGCTTT ATTGGATCTTCGTTGCCGGCTCCGGAATGCTAGGCATATCAATCGGGCTGAACGCCGTCTCGACGTACGGCGCATGCACCGCCATTTTCGTCGTCGTTGCAGCAATTATCGGATTTGTCTTTGAAA TACGCTCCCTGTCACATCCCCTTCTAGCCCTAGATAGACCTGACATCCCATTCTTTACCGTCACTATCGCCGTTGGCGTCCAGAAATGCCCCTCAGAAGCACCGCGCACCTCTGGCCCCTGA
- a CDS encoding NAD(P)-dependent oxidoreductase (transcript_id=CADANIAT00006989): MILKRVTAPRIGWMLARNNQYGLGSMGLTMAANLQRYLAKSPDERNLTYFNRTLSAGDPLRELGAIPAASLLDLVKKSDVIFTMVPSISVTSPSNKILTETFNAITSSSTIIDKKTFVNRSTVHPETTASISDILSGLDAVFLAAPVFGGPAVAQSGQLVFAFGGPSQNQNQLDIRRYIVGVMGKKVIECGTEARSVSLLKIGGNIITLNLMEAVGEAQVSAERTGLGTAAMEELITESFWNCCRGYSKRLTTGIYAPPLNTRPGFGVSLTIKDADHALSIASAANAKLPGWNWRAFTCGLLENTGESTRRAKRTGYTPV; encoded by the exons ATGATCCTCAAGCGCGTAACGGCGCCGCGCATCGGCTGG ATGTTAGCGAGAAATAACCAGTACGGCCTCGGCTCTATGGGTCTTACTATGGCTGCGAACCTGCAGCGATACCTAGCCAAAAGTCCAGACGAACGGAACCTGACTTACTTCAACCGCACACTATCCGCTGGCGACCCTCTCAGAGAACTAGGCGCAATCCCTGCAGCGAGTTTGCTGGACCTGGTCAAGAAGAGTGATGTTATCTTTACTATGGTACCCTCTATTTCCGTCACATCCCCTTCTA ACAAAATCCTTACCGAAACATTCAATGCAATcacatcctcatccacgaTCATTGATAAGAAGACATTCGTCAACCGCTCGACTGTCCACCCAGAAACTACGGCCTCCATTTCAGATATTCTCTCTGGTCTCGACGCGGTCTTCCTTGCAGCTCCAGTCTTTGGAGGCCCAGCTGTTGCGCAGTCGGGGCAGCTGGTGTTTGCTTTTGGCGGACCGAGTCAGAACCAGAATCAGCTCGATATCCGACGGTACATCGTAGGCGTAATGGGGAAGAAGGTGATTGAGTGTGGGACAGAGGCGAGGAGTGTGAGTTTGTTAAAGATAGGGGG GAATATCATCACCTTGAATCTCATGGAAGCTGTCGGGGAAGCACAAGTCTCCGCGGAGCGAACAGGTCTCGGAACAGCGGCAATGGAGGAGCTAATCACCGAGTCGTTTTGGAACTGTTGCAGGGGATACTCGAAGCG ATTAACCACCGGCATCTACGCCCCGCCACTAAACACCCGGCCCGGCTTTGGAGTCTCACTGACCATAAAGGACGCCGACCATGCATTGTCCATAGCGAGTGCAGCCAATGCAAAACTTCCAGGCTGGAACTGGCGAGCATTTACATGCGGGCTGCTCGAGAATACAGGA GAGAGCACGAGGAGAGCCAAAAGGACCGGGTACACTCCGGTATGA